The following are encoded in a window of Aromatoleum petrolei genomic DNA:
- a CDS encoding competence/damage-inducible protein A, producing MAFGAIIIGDEILSGRRSDKHLVKLVEMLGARGLRLAWARYVGDDAQRLVATLRETFASGDVVFSFGGIGATPDDRTRQSAAAALGVELALHPEAEAILREKFGTEITAHRLELGTYPQGSAIIPNPYNQVPGFSIRGHYFVPGFPVMAWPMVEWVLDTQFRHLHHADDFAEAAITVLDAMEGKLVDLMEAVTAAFPELELFSLPSVPTAPGELRTIELGVKGPAASVATAMERICAEVGARGYEWQVKA from the coding sequence ATGGCGTTCGGCGCGATCATCATCGGTGACGAGATCCTGTCCGGCCGGCGCAGCGACAAGCATCTGGTGAAGCTCGTCGAGATGCTCGGTGCGCGCGGACTCAGGCTCGCCTGGGCGCGTTACGTCGGCGACGACGCGCAGCGGCTCGTCGCGACGCTGCGCGAAACCTTCGCGAGCGGTGATGTGGTGTTCAGCTTCGGAGGCATCGGCGCCACGCCGGACGACCGCACGCGCCAGAGCGCGGCGGCCGCGCTCGGCGTCGAACTTGCGCTGCACCCCGAGGCGGAGGCGATCCTGCGCGAGAAATTCGGCACCGAGATTACGGCGCATCGCCTGGAACTCGGCACCTATCCGCAGGGCAGCGCGATCATCCCGAATCCGTACAATCAGGTACCGGGCTTCTCGATTCGCGGGCATTACTTTGTGCCCGGCTTCCCGGTGATGGCATGGCCCATGGTCGAATGGGTGCTCGATACACAGTTCCGCCACCTCCACCATGCCGATGATTTCGCCGAAGCGGCGATCACGGTGCTGGATGCCATGGAGGGAAAGCTGGTCGATCTGATGGAGGCCGTGACCGCGGCGTTTCCCGAACTGGAGCTGTTCAGCCTGCCCAGCGTGCCGACGGCACCGGGCGAGCTGCGGACCATCGAGTTGGGTGTGAAAGGCCCCGCCGCGAGTGTCGCGACCGCGATGGAACGCATCTGCGCAGAGGTTGGAGCGCGCGGGTACGAATGGCAGGTGAAGGCGTGA
- the pilB gene encoding type IV-A pilus assembly ATPase PilB has translation MAANPQTALSGLARALIQHGRLSEADAAACTKSAANVPNGFILELAQRKLLTTKAVAWFAAETFGYPLLDISSVDRASIPRDAIDRKLMAKHQVVALGKRQNRLTVATADPSNMRALDEIRFQTGMQVDLIVVEADRLARLAETLSESTEDTLKDLTGEEFDMDLLQDQEATEQASEDASAEVDDAPVVKFIQKVLIDAINEGASDIHFEPYEKYYRIRVRTDGILREIAQPPLILKEKIAARIKVISRLDISEKRIPQDGRMKLVLSKNKSIDFRVSSLPTLHGEKIVMRILDASSAMLGVDALGYELEQKKVLLDAIERPYGMILVTGPTGSGKTVSLYTCLNILNKPGVNISTAEDPAEINLAGINQVNVNDKAGLTFAASLRAFLRQDPDVIMVGEIRDLETAEISIKAAQTGHLVLSTLHTNDAPTTLERLRNMGVAPFNIASSVILITAQRLARRLCTCKQPVDIPVEALLDAGFSGEDLDGSWRPYGPVGCERCKGSGYKGRLGIYQVMPISAEIAHIIMTNGNSMDIAAQAQREGVRDLRQSGLLKVKQGATSLEEVLATTNE, from the coding sequence ATGGCAGCAAACCCCCAGACCGCCCTGAGCGGACTCGCGCGAGCACTGATCCAGCATGGCCGGCTCTCCGAAGCCGATGCGGCCGCGTGCACGAAGAGCGCGGCAAACGTCCCGAACGGCTTCATCCTCGAACTTGCCCAGCGCAAGCTCCTGACCACCAAGGCAGTTGCCTGGTTTGCTGCCGAAACCTTCGGCTACCCGCTGCTCGACATCTCGTCCGTCGACCGCGCCAGCATCCCCCGCGATGCGATCGACCGCAAGCTGATGGCCAAGCACCAGGTCGTCGCCCTGGGGAAACGCCAGAACCGCCTCACCGTTGCGACGGCCGACCCGTCCAACATGCGCGCACTCGACGAGATCCGCTTCCAGACCGGGATGCAGGTCGACCTCATCGTCGTCGAAGCCGATCGCCTCGCCCGCCTTGCAGAAACCCTGTCGGAATCGACCGAGGACACGCTCAAGGACCTGACCGGCGAAGAGTTCGACATGGACCTCCTGCAGGATCAGGAGGCCACGGAGCAGGCCAGCGAGGACGCCTCCGCAGAAGTCGATGACGCCCCGGTCGTCAAGTTCATCCAGAAGGTCCTGATCGACGCGATCAACGAGGGCGCGTCCGACATCCACTTCGAACCGTACGAAAAGTATTACCGCATCCGCGTCCGCACCGACGGCATCCTGCGCGAGATCGCGCAGCCGCCGCTGATCCTCAAGGAGAAGATCGCCGCTCGCATCAAGGTCATTTCGCGTCTCGACATTTCGGAAAAACGCATCCCGCAGGACGGGCGCATGAAGCTCGTCCTGTCCAAGAACAAGTCGATCGACTTCCGCGTATCGTCGCTGCCGACGCTGCATGGCGAAAAGATCGTCATGCGTATTCTCGATGCATCGTCGGCGATGCTGGGGGTCGACGCCCTCGGTTACGAGCTGGAGCAGAAAAAGGTGCTGCTCGATGCGATCGAGCGCCCCTACGGAATGATCCTCGTAACGGGGCCGACCGGCTCTGGCAAGACCGTCTCGCTGTACACCTGCCTCAACATCCTCAACAAGCCGGGCGTCAACATCTCGACGGCCGAGGACCCCGCGGAAATCAACCTGGCCGGCATCAACCAGGTCAACGTGAACGACAAGGCCGGCCTGACCTTCGCCGCATCGCTGCGCGCCTTCCTGCGCCAGGATCCGGACGTGATCATGGTCGGCGAAATCCGCGACCTCGAAACTGCCGAGATCTCCATCAAGGCGGCACAGACGGGCCACCTCGTGCTGTCGACGCTGCATACCAACGACGCGCCGACGACACTCGAGCGCCTGCGCAACATGGGCGTCGCGCCGTTCAACATCGCCTCCTCGGTGATCCTGATCACCGCCCAGCGCTTGGCGCGGCGCCTGTGCACGTGCAAGCAACCGGTCGATATCCCCGTGGAAGCCTTGCTCGATGCAGGCTTCAGCGGCGAGGATCTCGACGGCAGCTGGCGCCCATACGGCCCCGTCGGTTGCGAACGATGCAAGGGCAGCGGCTACAAGGGGCGACTGGGTATCTATCAGGTCATGCCCATTTCCGCGGAAATTGCCCATATCATCATGACCAACGGCAATTCGATGGATATTGCGGCACAGGCCCAACGCGAAGGCGTGCGCGACCTGCGCCAGTCCGGCCTGCTGAAAGTGAAACAGGGTGCGACCTCGCTCGAGGAAGTGCTCGCCACCACCAACGAATAG
- a CDS encoding DUF502 domain-containing protein produces MKKYFITGLLIWIPLSITFMVLAWIVGTLDQIIEWLPNGLQPRNLLGFDIPGAGLVVGLVILLSTGLIAANVIGQKFVRYWEALLARIPVVKSIYYGVKQVSDTLFSSSGQAFRKALLVQYPRQGSWTIAFLTGKPGGDAVNHLKGEHVSVYVPTTPNPTSGFFLMMAKEDVIELDMSVDEALKYIISMGVVAPSPHIAPARPALLNE; encoded by the coding sequence GTGAAAAAGTATTTCATCACCGGACTGCTGATCTGGATCCCGCTGTCGATCACCTTCATGGTTCTGGCGTGGATCGTCGGCACGCTCGATCAGATCATCGAGTGGCTGCCTAACGGCCTTCAGCCGCGGAACCTGCTCGGCTTCGACATTCCAGGCGCCGGCCTGGTGGTCGGCCTCGTCATCCTGCTCAGCACTGGCCTGATTGCGGCCAACGTCATCGGGCAGAAGTTCGTCCGCTACTGGGAGGCCCTCCTCGCCCGCATCCCGGTGGTGAAGTCGATTTACTACGGCGTGAAGCAGGTTTCGGATACGCTGTTTTCCAGCTCCGGACAGGCCTTCCGCAAGGCGCTACTGGTCCAGTACCCGCGTCAGGGGTCGTGGACGATCGCCTTCCTCACCGGCAAGCCCGGCGGCGATGCAGTCAACCATCTCAAGGGCGAACATGTCAGCGTGTATGTGCCGACGACGCCCAACCCCACCTCGGGTTTCTTCCTGATGATGGCCAAGGAAGATGTGATCGAACTCGACATGAGTGTCGATGAAGCCCTGAAGTACATCATCTCGATGGGCGTGGTGGCCCCCTCCCCGCACATCGCCCCAGCGCGCCCAGCGCTCCTGAATGAGTAA
- a CDS encoding type II secretion system F family protein has translation MATTTRARGAAAGPKETLYTWEGKDKNGKQVRGEMRASGESVVQATLRRQGVQVLKVKKAKMSRGHKITDKDIALFTRQLATMMKSGVPLLQAFDIGIKGSGNPSLARLLNEVRNDVETGSSLSQAFSKHPVYFDKLFCNLVGAGEQAGILDGLLDRIATYKEKILAIKSKIKSAMFYPMAVIVVAAIVVTVIMLFVVPEFKKVFESFGAELPAPTMMVIGISDAFVEYWYIIFGIIAAVITGIGYSYKRSTAMQIALDRIILKLPVVGNIVLKATIARWTRTLSTMFAAGVPLVEALDSVGGASGNYVYQTATKQIQTEVSTGTSLTVAMQNSNVFPSMVVQMVSIGEESGQLDSMLGKVADFFEQEVDDAVAGLSTLLEPLIMVFLGTVIGGLVVAMYLPIFKLGQVV, from the coding sequence ATGGCGACCACCACCCGAGCCAGGGGAGCCGCTGCCGGCCCCAAGGAAACCCTTTATACGTGGGAAGGCAAGGACAAGAACGGCAAACAGGTGCGCGGAGAAATGCGCGCCAGCGGCGAATCGGTCGTACAGGCCACGCTGCGCCGCCAGGGCGTGCAGGTCCTCAAGGTCAAGAAGGCCAAGATGTCGCGTGGCCACAAGATCACCGACAAGGACATTGCGCTATTCACGCGTCAGCTGGCGACGATGATGAAGTCCGGCGTCCCGCTGCTGCAGGCCTTCGACATCGGCATCAAGGGCTCCGGCAACCCGAGCTTGGCGCGTCTGCTCAATGAGGTGCGCAACGACGTTGAAACCGGCTCCAGCCTCTCCCAGGCCTTCAGCAAGCACCCCGTGTATTTCGACAAGCTGTTCTGCAATCTGGTCGGAGCCGGCGAGCAGGCAGGTATCCTCGACGGGCTACTTGACCGCATTGCGACCTACAAGGAAAAGATTCTCGCCATCAAGAGCAAGATCAAGTCGGCGATGTTCTATCCAATGGCCGTCATCGTGGTTGCGGCCATCGTCGTGACCGTGATCATGCTTTTCGTGGTGCCCGAGTTCAAGAAGGTGTTCGAGAGCTTCGGCGCCGAACTGCCGGCACCGACGATGATGGTGATCGGCATTTCCGACGCCTTCGTCGAGTACTGGTACATCATATTCGGCATCATTGCGGCGGTGATCACCGGAATCGGCTACAGCTACAAGCGTTCGACAGCGATGCAGATTGCACTCGACCGGATAATCCTCAAGCTGCCCGTCGTCGGCAATATCGTGCTGAAGGCGACGATCGCGCGCTGGACTCGCACTCTGTCGACGATGTTCGCAGCCGGCGTGCCGCTTGTCGAAGCCCTCGATTCGGTCGGCGGAGCCTCGGGCAACTACGTGTACCAGACGGCGACAAAGCAGATCCAGACAGAAGTCAGCACCGGCACCAGCCTGACGGTGGCGATGCAGAACTCCAACGTTTTCCCCAGCATGGTCGTGCAGATGGTGTCGATCGGCGAGGAGTCTGGCCAGCTCGACTCGATGCTCGGCAAGGTCGCCGACTTCTTCGAGCAGGAAGTTGACGATGCCGTGGCCGGCCTGTCCACCCTGCTCGAGCCGCTCATCATGGTCTTCCTGGGTACAGTCATCGGCGGCCTTGTCGTCGCGATGTACCTGCCGATTTTCAAGCTCGGCCAGGTCGTCTGA
- a CDS encoding cytochrome C assembly family protein, with product MQTILLHLFAATLYAVLGVHFWRVTARAAPNQPRRGMSTAERLTMLGAILAHGWALQGELFPGEGMRFGFGFAVSLVIWLAVCFYWIETFYARLDGLHGFVVAAGVAGSLLPLGFPGQHLLVNAGSPGFRAHFIIAMLSYSVFTLAALHAMLMAIAERQLHSGRLTKTFASLPPLLTMETLLFRLIGIAFILLTLTLGSGVVFSEALFGQPFRLDHKTVFAIVSWLLFGALLVGRRAWGWRGRVALRWTLAGFVALVLAYVGSRFVIEVLLGRTT from the coding sequence ATGCAAACCATTCTACTTCATCTGTTCGCCGCGACGCTCTACGCGGTCCTGGGTGTCCACTTCTGGCGAGTCACGGCACGAGCAGCGCCAAACCAGCCGCGTCGCGGGATGTCCACCGCCGAACGCCTCACGATGCTCGGTGCGATCCTCGCCCACGGCTGGGCATTGCAGGGAGAATTGTTCCCCGGCGAAGGCATGCGCTTCGGCTTTGGCTTCGCCGTATCGCTCGTCATCTGGCTGGCGGTATGCTTTTACTGGATAGAAACCTTCTACGCCCGCCTCGACGGCCTGCACGGCTTCGTCGTCGCCGCGGGCGTCGCGGGCAGCCTATTGCCCCTCGGCTTTCCCGGACAGCACCTCCTCGTCAATGCCGGCAGCCCCGGGTTCCGGGCGCATTTCATCATCGCGATGCTGTCCTACAGCGTTTTCACGCTGGCCGCGCTGCACGCGATGCTGATGGCCATCGCCGAGCGGCAACTGCACAGCGGGCGGCTCACCAAGACCTTCGCAAGCCTGCCCCCGCTGCTCACGATGGAGACCTTGCTGTTCCGGCTGATCGGCATTGCGTTCATCCTTCTGACCCTTACGCTGGGTTCCGGCGTCGTGTTCTCGGAAGCGCTGTTCGGACAGCCTTTCCGCCTCGACCACAAGACCGTCTTTGCAATCGTTTCATGGCTGCTTTTCGGGGCCCTTCTGGTCGGGCGGCGTGCATGGGGCTGGCGTGGCCGCGTCGCACTGCGCTGGACGCTGGCAGGCTTCGTTGCACTGGTGCTCGCATACGTCGGCAGTCGTTTCGTGATCGAGGTGCTGCTCGGGCGCACCACCTGA
- a CDS encoding M48 family metallopeptidase: MSRAAGLSRPSRPATEESRSIRLGEQDLDYVLRRSPRRSFALQVDRRGVRVAVPWPATQPEIDRFIRSHHDWLLGKLAARVPAAAMAVEDGALFPLLGETCRLRLAGGVRSARWRLGADGVEELVLPDGGGARKALIRALRARALPWYGERVAEFCFRLGHAVPPVRLSSARTRWGSCSSRSGIRLHWRLIHLPPALIDYVVAHEVAHLAEMNHSPRFWAVVGALYPDWNAARVRLRDAGRALPVIDGADAALLAED; encoded by the coding sequence GTGAGCCGAGCCGCGGGGCTGTCGCGCCCGTCGCGGCCGGCGACCGAGGAGTCCCGCAGCATCCGTCTCGGCGAGCAGGACCTCGACTATGTTCTGCGGCGCTCTCCGCGACGCAGCTTCGCGCTGCAGGTCGATCGACGCGGGGTTCGCGTCGCCGTCCCGTGGCCTGCGACGCAGCCCGAAATCGACCGCTTCATCCGTAGCCACCATGACTGGCTGCTGGGGAAGCTCGCCGCACGGGTGCCGGCCGCGGCGATGGCAGTCGAGGATGGCGCGCTGTTCCCGCTGCTGGGCGAGACCTGCCGCCTGCGCCTTGCGGGCGGTGTCCGTTCGGCGCGCTGGCGCTTGGGCGCGGATGGTGTCGAAGAGCTGGTACTGCCCGACGGCGGGGGCGCCCGCAAGGCACTCATCCGTGCGCTGCGCGCTCGCGCCCTGCCGTGGTATGGCGAACGTGTCGCGGAATTCTGCTTCCGGCTCGGCCACGCCGTGCCGCCGGTACGCCTGTCGTCGGCACGCACGCGCTGGGGGAGTTGCAGCAGCCGCAGCGGTATCCGACTGCACTGGCGCCTGATCCACCTGCCGCCGGCACTCATCGACTACGTTGTCGCCCATGAGGTGGCACATCTCGCCGAAATGAACCACTCGCCGCGTTTCTGGGCCGTCGTGGGCGCGCTCTACCCGGACTGGAATGCGGCGCGCGTGAGACTGCGCGACGCCGGGCGGGCGCTGCCCGTCATCGATGGCGCCGACGCGGCGCTTCTTGCTGAAGACTGA
- the gloA gene encoding lactoylglutathione lyase has translation MRLLHTMLRVGDLDRSIKFYTEVLGMRLLRRHDYPEGKFTLAFIGYQDESAGAVIELTHNWGMDSYEMGNAFGHIALAVPDAYRACDEIRARGGKVVREAGPMKHGTTVIAFVEDPDGYKIELIQHA, from the coding sequence ATGAGACTGCTTCATACCATGCTGCGCGTTGGCGATCTCGATCGTTCGATCAAGTTCTACACCGAGGTCCTCGGGATGCGGCTGCTGCGCCGCCACGACTACCCGGAGGGGAAGTTCACGCTGGCTTTCATCGGTTACCAGGACGAGTCCGCGGGGGCCGTCATCGAGCTCACGCACAACTGGGGCATGGATTCCTACGAGATGGGCAATGCCTTCGGCCACATCGCGCTGGCGGTTCCCGATGCCTACCGCGCGTGCGACGAGATCCGTGCGCGTGGCGGCAAGGTGGTGCGCGAGGCGGGGCCGATGAAGCACGGCACGACCGTGATCGCGTTTGTCGAGGATCCGGACGGCTACAAGATCGAGCTCATCCAACACGCCTGA
- a CDS encoding EI24 domain-containing protein — translation MREILLAFGRALRSLGRKGVFVHLVWPSLLAVVVWMTVAVLTWSTLVETVVAWIQSWAFVGEWIAASEIGATATLIVVEIALALAFLPLIYVTAALLVAVIALPMMLEQVARKDYGELELRRGGSNLGSAWNAIVAGLLFLIGMVVSLPLWLIPGAGLVASVVLTAWLNQRAFGYDALMLHADPEELRRLPRVQRTSMLLLGGACALLAYVPFVNLVAPAFCGLAFVHFMLEALRRERIERGVTVLDALSVPQARE, via the coding sequence ATGCGCGAGATCCTGCTTGCGTTCGGACGGGCGCTGCGCAGCCTTGGGCGCAAGGGGGTGTTCGTCCACCTTGTGTGGCCGAGCCTGTTGGCCGTCGTCGTTTGGATGACGGTTGCGGTCCTGACATGGTCCACGCTGGTCGAGACGGTCGTGGCTTGGATTCAGAGCTGGGCCTTCGTCGGTGAATGGATCGCCGCGTCCGAGATCGGCGCCACCGCCACGCTGATCGTCGTCGAGATCGCGCTGGCGCTGGCCTTCCTGCCGCTGATCTACGTCACGGCGGCCCTGCTGGTCGCCGTGATCGCACTGCCGATGATGCTCGAGCAGGTGGCGCGCAAGGATTATGGCGAACTGGAGTTGCGTCGCGGCGGCTCGAACTTGGGCAGTGCGTGGAATGCGATCGTCGCGGGGCTGCTGTTTCTGATCGGCATGGTTGTTTCGCTGCCGCTGTGGCTGATTCCCGGGGCGGGCCTTGTCGCGTCCGTGGTGCTGACCGCATGGCTGAACCAGCGAGCGTTCGGTTATGACGCTTTGATGCTGCATGCCGACCCGGAGGAACTCCGGCGGCTGCCTCGGGTGCAGCGGACGTCGATGCTGCTGCTTGGCGGCGCTTGCGCCCTCCTTGCCTATGTACCGTTCGTCAATCTCGTGGCACCCGCGTTCTGCGGCCTGGCCTTTGTCCATTTCATGCTCGAGGCGTTGCGGCGCGAGCGCATTGAGCGGGGCGTAACCGTCCTCGACGCCCTGTCGGTGCCGCAGGCGCGGGAGTAA
- a CDS encoding FmdB family zinc ribbon protein: MPIYEYRCDSCGFQKEHLQKMSDEPLTVCPSCNANSYQKQLSAAGFQLKGTGWYATDFKGSGSSAPAKAEPAAAPAGCGGACACHPG, encoded by the coding sequence ATGCCCATTTATGAATATCGTTGCGACAGCTGCGGGTTCCAGAAGGAACACCTCCAGAAGATGAGCGACGAACCGCTCACCGTCTGCCCGTCATGCAACGCCAACAGCTATCAGAAGCAACTCTCCGCAGCAGGCTTCCAGCTGAAGGGCACCGGCTGGTATGCGACGGATTTCAAAGGCAGCGGTTCGTCTGCCCCGGCGAAGGCCGAACCTGCCGCTGCACCCGCCGGCTGTGGCGGCGCATGCGCCTGCCACCCGGGCTGA
- the ffh gene encoding signal recognition particle protein, which produces MLDNLTQRLSKVVKTLRGQARLTEDNIQDAMREVRLALLEADVALPVVKDFIARVKEKAVGQDVVGSLTPGQALVGVVHDELKALMGGTHSGLNLATQPPAVILMAGLQGAGKTTTTGKLGKLLHERMKKKVLAVSADVYRPAAIEQLKAVSAQAGIDFYPTTPDQKPVDIALAVVDHARRHYYDVVLFDTAGRLAIDAAMMDEIKAIHAAINPVETLFVVDAMLGQDAVNTARAFNEALPLTGVVLTKLDGDARGGAALSVRHVTGKPLKFAGVGEKLTGLEEFHPERMASRILGMGDILGLVEEARRGVDEEKARAFAEKLKTGKGFDLNDFKEQIAQMRKMGGLASMMDKLPAQFSQMAGKLQGGVEEKTIGRIEGIINSMTPLERAKPELLKASRKRRIAAGAGVTVQEVNRLLNQFEQTQKVMKQFSKGGMQKMMRGMKGMLPGMMR; this is translated from the coding sequence ATGCTCGACAATCTCACTCAGCGTCTGTCCAAGGTCGTCAAGACCCTGCGCGGCCAGGCACGCCTCACCGAAGACAATATCCAGGATGCAATGCGCGAGGTGCGCCTTGCGCTCCTCGAGGCGGACGTGGCCCTGCCCGTGGTCAAGGATTTCATCGCCCGGGTGAAGGAGAAGGCTGTCGGACAGGATGTCGTAGGTTCGCTGACGCCTGGCCAGGCGCTGGTCGGCGTCGTGCACGACGAGCTCAAGGCGCTGATGGGTGGAACCCACTCAGGCCTGAATCTGGCGACGCAGCCGCCGGCCGTGATCCTGATGGCCGGCCTGCAGGGCGCCGGCAAGACGACCACCACCGGCAAGCTCGGCAAGCTGCTGCACGAGCGGATGAAGAAGAAGGTGCTCGCGGTCTCGGCGGACGTCTACCGGCCCGCCGCGATCGAGCAGTTAAAAGCGGTGTCGGCGCAGGCGGGAATCGATTTTTACCCGACGACGCCTGACCAGAAACCGGTGGATATCGCGCTCGCGGTTGTCGACCATGCGCGGCGCCACTACTACGACGTGGTGCTGTTCGATACGGCCGGGCGACTCGCCATCGACGCTGCGATGATGGACGAGATCAAGGCAATCCATGCCGCGATCAACCCGGTGGAGACACTGTTCGTGGTCGATGCGATGCTCGGCCAGGACGCGGTGAATACGGCGCGGGCGTTCAACGAGGCGCTGCCGCTCACCGGTGTCGTGCTGACCAAGCTCGACGGCGATGCGCGCGGCGGCGCGGCGCTGTCGGTCCGCCACGTAACCGGCAAGCCGCTCAAATTTGCCGGTGTCGGCGAGAAGCTCACCGGTCTCGAGGAGTTCCACCCCGAGCGCATGGCCAGCCGGATCCTCGGCATGGGCGACATCCTCGGTCTGGTCGAGGAGGCGCGGCGTGGGGTCGATGAGGAGAAGGCGCGCGCTTTCGCCGAGAAGCTCAAGACCGGCAAGGGTTTCGACCTCAACGACTTCAAGGAGCAGATCGCCCAGATGCGCAAGATGGGCGGGCTCGCTTCGATGATGGACAAGCTGCCGGCGCAGTTCTCGCAGATGGCCGGAAAATTGCAGGGCGGCGTCGAGGAGAAGACCATCGGGCGCATCGAGGGCATCATCAATTCGATGACGCCACTGGAGCGTGCCAAGCCGGAGCTCCTGAAGGCGAGCCGCAAGCGGCGCATTGCGGCGGGGGCGGGCGTGACGGTGCAGGAAGTCAATCGCCTGCTCAATCAGTTCGAGCAGACGCAGAAGGTGATGAAGCAGTTCTCCAAGGGCGGCATGCAGAAGATGATGCGCGGCATGAAGGGCATGCTGCCCGGGATGATGCGCTGA
- a CDS encoding prepilin peptidase encodes MPDFLRDPIVFTFLATLLGLFVGSFLNVVIHRLPQMMEREWHAQAAELRNEPPPQQETFNLATPRSRCPHCGHLITALENIPVVSYLMLRGRCRHCSAPISRRYPVVEMLTAVLSGYTAWHFGFGLASLGALAFVWTMIALAFIDLDTQLLPDSLTLPLLWLGLALNLDSTYADISASVIGAMAGYLALWSVYWMFKLATGKEGMGYGDFKLLAAVGAWLGWQMLPLTILFSSLVGALVGISLIVFARHGRNVPIPFGPYLATAGVLAMFWGQGLTSLYLGTF; translated from the coding sequence ATGCCCGACTTTCTCCGCGACCCCATCGTCTTCACCTTCCTCGCTACGCTCCTTGGCCTCTTCGTCGGCAGCTTCCTGAACGTCGTGATCCATCGCCTGCCACAAATGATGGAGCGCGAATGGCATGCGCAGGCGGCCGAACTGCGCAACGAACCGCCGCCGCAGCAGGAAACCTTCAACCTCGCGACCCCCCGCTCGCGCTGCCCGCACTGCGGACACCTGATCACCGCACTGGAGAACATCCCGGTCGTCAGCTACCTGATGCTAAGGGGCCGTTGCCGGCATTGCAGCGCCCCCATCAGCCGCCGCTACCCCGTGGTGGAGATGCTGACGGCGGTCCTGTCGGGTTACACGGCCTGGCATTTCGGCTTCGGCCTCGCCAGCCTTGGCGCCCTGGCTTTCGTCTGGACGATGATCGCGCTAGCTTTCATCGATCTCGACACCCAACTCCTGCCCGACAGTCTGACCTTGCCCCTGCTTTGGCTGGGACTCGCACTCAACCTCGACAGCACCTACGCGGACATTTCCGCCAGCGTGATTGGTGCGATGGCCGGCTATCTTGCGCTGTGGTCGGTGTATTGGATGTTCAAGCTCGCGACCGGCAAGGAGGGCATGGGTTATGGCGACTTCAAGTTGCTCGCCGCCGTCGGTGCGTGGCTGGGATGGCAGATGTTGCCCCTCACGATCCTGTTCTCGTCGCTGGTGGGTGCGCTGGTCGGCATCAGCCTGATCGTGTTCGCGCGCCACGGTCGCAACGTCCCCATCCCTTTCGGCCCCTATCTCGCCACGGCCGGCGTGCTGGCGATGTTCTGGGGACAGGGCCTGACGAGCTTGTACCTCGGCACCTTCTGA